The Blastomonas fulva genome contains a region encoding:
- a CDS encoding DUF1330 domain-containing protein, translating to MISAPPYLDVSAEAGRDFMMRALTGPVVMLNLLRFRAEADYSATPELAPDAPISGRDAFMRYFEHTLPFLQASGGSVEYLGDGGAWLIGPAGERWDAVMLIRQASVEAFIAWNGDAAYLAGIGHRTAALEDSRLLPTTAHTFGKD from the coding sequence ATGATCTCTGCACCCCCCTATCTTGATGTCAGCGCGGAGGCGGGGCGGGATTTCATGATGCGCGCGCTCACCGGCCCGGTCGTGATGCTCAACCTGTTACGGTTCCGCGCAGAGGCGGACTATTCGGCGACACCGGAGCTTGCACCGGATGCGCCGATCAGCGGACGCGACGCCTTCATGCGCTATTTCGAGCACACGCTGCCCTTCCTGCAGGCGAGTGGCGGGTCGGTCGAGTATCTGGGCGATGGCGGAGCGTGGCTAATCGGGCCGGCAGGGGAACGCTGGGACGCGGTCATGCTGATCCGTCAGGCCAGCGTGGAAGCCTTTATTGCGTGGAACGGAGATGCCGCCTATCTGGCCGGAATTGGCCACCGTACGGCGGCGCTGGAAGATTCGAGATTGCTGCCCACCACGGCACACACATTCGGCAAGGACTGA
- a CDS encoding 50S ribosomal protein L25/general stress protein Ctc gives MSDTLTLSAQLRDRAGKGASRALRREGRVPAVIYGDKKEPEAIHIAERELNKLLGTGHFMNSIVEVEIDGKAVVTLPKDVAFHPVSDRPLHVDFLRIAKGSTVEVSVPVVFVNEEASPGLKRGGVLNVVRHELELVCDATKIPDEIEVDVTGTEIGDSIHISAVTLPKGSESAITDRDFTIATIVAPSALKSSDGEAADEAGE, from the coding sequence ATGAGCGATACGCTTACCCTGTCGGCCCAGCTGCGTGATCGGGCAGGCAAGGGAGCCTCCCGTGCACTCCGCCGCGAAGGCCGTGTACCCGCCGTTATTTACGGCGACAAGAAAGAACCGGAAGCGATTCATATCGCAGAGCGCGAGCTGAACAAGCTGCTCGGCACCGGCCATTTCATGAACTCGATCGTTGAAGTCGAAATCGACGGCAAGGCGGTTGTCACGCTTCCCAAGGACGTGGCTTTCCACCCCGTGTCGGATCGTCCGCTTCACGTCGATTTCCTGCGTATCGCCAAGGGCTCGACCGTCGAGGTCTCGGTCCCTGTCGTTTTCGTCAACGAAGAAGCTTCGCCCGGTCTGAAGCGTGGCGGCGTTCTCAACGTCGTGCGTCACGAGCTGGAACTGGTCTGCGACGCAACCAAGATCCCCGATGAGATCGAAGTCGACGTGACCGGAACCGAAATCGGCGATTCGATCCACATCTCGGCCGTGACCCTGCCCAAGGGCAGCGAATCGGCGATCACCGATCGCGACTTCACCATCGCCACGATCGTTGCTCCCTCGGCTCTCAAGTCGAGCGACGGCGAAGCTGCCGACGAAGCTGGCGAGTAA
- a CDS encoding PhoX family protein yields the protein MSHLTDAARAPYRTDTLDFDPSNSLEAIVAANPSRRRILTNGLMGLVLAPMVANCGGDNGAAGNPVTLPPTAGPAPTPAPTPAPAPSFSISFNSVPANQNDRVTVPTGYEVNVLLKAGDLIVPGGAAFNGSFPTPGQAENWAGGNHDGMELFAIPSVDPNTAGLLAVNFEYPDFNILMSDAEATAVQANPAAATATQRQLALSAVGVGVVEIQRGADGKWSVVANSRFNKRYSGNSNYRAGGPAAGLLSTNIKGTLNNCASGRTPWNTYLTCEETTDNYIDPSQPAENYGWVVEIDPFLELAPPTKRTAMGRFDHENTAFMANADRRVAFYMGDDATPGCIYKFVCDRAFSATSRAANIDMLDVGQLFVARFNADGTGEWRLLQQGQNGLVVGARDPGNISQSTTPPTPTVVDFRNQADVLINTKSAARVAGGTVMDRPEWITVAPDNTAIFVALTNNSGRRVTDATNPRVTNRHGHILKMRESGDSPLAGSFTWELFLLAGDPALASGGANLTGNINGDTFSSPDGIRIDPQGRMWVQTDHSVPGTSGVTGVTIDQAFGHNAMFHVDQKTKQSKRFLVGPLGCEITGIAYTPGLTDFFINIQHPTGNWPVNGEKPRSSTIVVTRTDKQPVGN from the coding sequence TTGTCACACCTGACCGACGCCGCGCGCGCGCCTTATCGCACCGACACCCTTGATTTCGATCCATCGAACAGCCTGGAAGCGATCGTCGCTGCCAATCCCTCGCGCCGCCGGATCCTCACCAACGGCCTGATGGGTCTTGTGCTCGCACCGATGGTGGCCAATTGCGGCGGCGACAATGGCGCTGCGGGGAACCCGGTAACGCTGCCGCCCACCGCCGGTCCGGCGCCGACGCCTGCTCCCACCCCTGCCCCGGCCCCCAGCTTCTCGATCAGCTTCAATTCGGTGCCTGCCAACCAGAACGACCGGGTGACCGTCCCCACCGGCTATGAGGTTAACGTCCTGCTCAAGGCCGGTGATCTGATCGTGCCCGGAGGGGCGGCCTTCAACGGATCCTTCCCGACACCGGGCCAGGCGGAAAACTGGGCAGGCGGCAACCATGACGGCATGGAGCTGTTCGCAATTCCCAGTGTCGATCCCAACACCGCAGGCTTGCTCGCGGTGAACTTCGAATATCCTGATTTCAACATCCTAATGAGCGATGCCGAAGCTACCGCGGTCCAGGCGAATCCGGCAGCGGCCACAGCCACGCAGCGCCAGCTCGCGCTATCAGCGGTCGGCGTGGGTGTGGTGGAAATCCAGCGCGGAGCAGACGGCAAATGGTCCGTGGTGGCCAATTCGCGGTTCAACAAGCGCTACAGTGGCAATTCCAACTATCGCGCGGGCGGTCCTGCTGCCGGTCTGCTCAGCACCAATATCAAGGGAACGCTGAACAACTGCGCCAGTGGTCGGACCCCGTGGAACACCTACCTCACCTGCGAGGAAACCACCGACAACTACATCGACCCCAGCCAGCCTGCGGAAAATTATGGTTGGGTGGTCGAGATCGACCCGTTCCTGGAGCTTGCGCCGCCGACCAAGCGCACCGCAATGGGCCGATTCGACCACGAGAACACCGCGTTCATGGCCAACGCCGATCGCCGCGTCGCCTTCTACATGGGCGATGATGCGACGCCGGGCTGCATCTACAAGTTCGTCTGCGATCGGGCGTTCAGCGCGACCAGCCGCGCAGCGAACATCGATATGCTCGATGTCGGTCAGCTCTTTGTCGCGCGATTCAATGCAGACGGCACCGGCGAATGGCGCCTGCTCCAGCAGGGCCAGAATGGCCTCGTTGTCGGCGCGCGTGATCCGGGCAACATCAGCCAGAGCACGACCCCGCCCACGCCCACCGTCGTCGATTTCCGTAACCAGGCCGATGTCCTGATCAACACAAAGTCGGCGGCGCGTGTTGCCGGTGGAACGGTGATGGATCGACCCGAATGGATCACCGTCGCCCCCGACAACACCGCCATTTTCGTTGCGCTGACAAACAACTCGGGTCGCCGGGTCACCGATGCCACCAATCCGCGCGTCACCAACCGCCACGGGCACATTCTGAAGATGCGCGAATCGGGCGACTCGCCGCTGGCTGGGTCGTTCACCTGGGAGCTGTTCCTGCTCGCAGGGGATCCCGCGCTGGCCTCTGGCGGCGCGAACCTCACCGGCAACATCAACGGCGACACCTTCTCCAGCCCAGATGGCATCCGCATCGACCCGCAGGGTCGCATGTGGGTGCAGACCGATCACTCGGTCCCGGGGACGTCGGGGGTCACGGGCGTGACCATCGACCAGGCCTTCGGTCATAACGCGATGTTCCATGTCGATCAGAAAACGAAACAGTCGAAACGGTTCCTGGTTGGGCCGCTCGGCTGCGAAATCACCGGGATTGCCTATACGCCCGGCCTCACCGACTTCTTCATCAACATCCAGCACCCTACCGGTAACTGGCCGGTCAATGGTGAAAAGCCGCGGTCCTCGACCATTGTTGTGACGCGCACGGACAAGCAGCCCGTGGGCAATTGA
- the aac(3) gene encoding aminoglycoside 3-N-acetyltransferase gives MAPPVTLGHLVADLSASGLAPGDIVMVHAGLRSIGPMIGGPDTLIAALRQVVGDAGTVMAYADWEGAPEWACDEEGHILPQWRAHVLPFDPARSRAIRDNGAFPEFLRTTPGALRSASPGPSMTALGAKARWLIDPHPIDYGYGSGTPLARLVEARGKVMMIGAPWETMTLLHHAEHLASIPGKRIVRWDVPFANPDGGTIWRRVEEFDTGNPVVDGLDDDYFEEVVRDFVAAGGGWQGQIGAAAALLVDAPAILGFAVGWLESRFGRTTR, from the coding sequence ATGGCGCCTCCGGTCACCCTCGGTCATCTTGTCGCCGATCTGTCGGCCTCTGGCCTTGCGCCGGGCGATATCGTCATGGTCCATGCCGGGCTGCGCAGCATCGGTCCGATGATCGGCGGGCCGGACACGCTGATCGCCGCGCTTCGGCAGGTGGTCGGCGATGCCGGGACGGTGATGGCCTATGCCGACTGGGAGGGCGCCCCTGAATGGGCGTGCGACGAGGAAGGGCATATCCTGCCGCAATGGCGCGCGCATGTGCTGCCGTTCGATCCGGCGCGCTCGCGCGCGATCCGCGACAATGGCGCATTTCCAGAATTCCTGCGCACCACGCCCGGCGCGCTTCGTAGCGCCAGTCCCGGCCCGTCGATGACCGCGCTGGGGGCGAAGGCGCGCTGGCTGATCGATCCGCACCCGATCGATTATGGCTATGGCTCCGGCACCCCGCTTGCCAGGCTAGTCGAAGCGCGCGGCAAGGTGATGATGATCGGCGCGCCCTGGGAGACAATGACGCTGCTCCACCATGCCGAGCATCTGGCCAGCATTCCGGGCAAGCGAATTGTGCGCTGGGATGTGCCCTTTGCCAATCCCGATGGCGGGACGATCTGGCGCAGAGTCGAGGAGTTCGACACCGGAAATCCCGTGGTGGATGGGCTCGATGACGACTATTTCGAGGAAGTTGTCCGCGACTTTGTCGCTGCGGGCGGCGGATGGCAGGGACAAATCGGTGCCGCGGCCGCCTTGCTGGTCGATGCTCCAGCCATACTGGGTTTTGCGGTAGGCTGGCTTGAATCGCGATTTGGCAGGACGACGCGTTAG
- the pth gene encoding aminoacyl-tRNA hydrolase, which translates to MQIWVGLGNPGAEYAMHRHNVGFMALDTVADVHGFEPPKRRFQGWAMEGRLGSEKLLLLKPATFMNKSGQAVGEAMRFFKLEPEAVTVFHDELDLAPFKVKVKRGGGTAGHNGLRSTEQHIGPEFRRVRIGIGHPGNKDRVTGHVLGNYHKTELDDLTDMLGAIAAEAAWLAKDDDARFMNDVALRLQE; encoded by the coding sequence ATGCAAATCTGGGTCGGCCTTGGCAATCCCGGCGCGGAATATGCGATGCACCGGCACAATGTCGGCTTCATGGCGCTCGATACCGTTGCCGATGTCCACGGCTTCGAGCCCCCCAAGCGCCGCTTCCAGGGCTGGGCCATGGAAGGCAGGCTGGGCAGCGAAAAGCTGCTGCTGCTCAAGCCCGCAACCTTCATGAACAAGTCCGGCCAGGCTGTGGGAGAGGCGATGCGCTTCTTCAAGCTCGAGCCTGAAGCCGTCACCGTCTTCCACGACGAGCTCGACCTCGCGCCGTTCAAGGTGAAGGTCAAGCGCGGCGGCGGCACCGCGGGGCATAACGGCCTGCGCTCGACCGAACAGCATATCGGCCCGGAATTCCGCCGCGTGCGCATCGGCATCGGCCACCCGGGCAACAAGGACCGGGTCACCGGCCATGTGCTGGGCAACTATCACAAGACCGAACTCGACGACCTCACCGACATGCTGGGCGCCATCGCCGCCGAAGCTGCATGGCTGGCGAAGGACGACGACGCGCGATTCATGAACGACGTGGCGCTGCGGCTGCAGGAATGA